From a single Saimiri boliviensis isolate mSaiBol1 chromosome 7, mSaiBol1.pri, whole genome shotgun sequence genomic region:
- the MANSC1 gene encoding MANSC domain-containing protein 1, which produces MFFRGEGSLTSTLIIICFLTLRLSAGQNCLNKSLEDVVIDIQSSLSKGIRGNEPMYTLTQEDCIHSCCSTENISGDKACNLMIFDTRKTARQPNCYLFFCPSEEACPLKPAKGLMTYRIIRDFPSLTRTDLPSQELAQEDSLLRGQSSQAVTPLAHHHTGHSKPTDISWKDTFSQKFGSSDHLEKLSKIDEASAQLLVYKEKGHSQSSRFSSKQEIAHLLPGNVSAFPTTVAVNSPRTTSATPKPTVLLPTSASVTLSGTSQPQLATTAPPVTTATSQPPMTLISTVFTRAVATLQAMATTAVLTTTFQVPTDSKGSLGTIPFTEISNLTLNMGNVYNPTAFSTSNVETSTTNKTASWEGRDASPGGSSQGSVPENPYGLPFEKWLLIGSLLFGVLFLVIGLVLLGRILSESLRRKRYSRLDYLINGIYVDI; this is translated from the exons ATGTTCTTCAGGGGAGAAGGGAGCTTGACTTCCACTTTGATAATAATTTGTTTCCTGACACTAAGGCTGTCTGCTGGTCAGAATTGCCTCAACAAGAGTCTAGAAGATGTTGTCATTGACATCCAGTCATCTCTTTCTAAGGGAATCAGAGGCAATGAGCCCATGTATACTTTAACTCAAGAAGACTGCATTCATTCTTGCTGTTCAACAGAAAACATATCAG GGGACAAAGCATGTAACTTGATGATCTTCGACACTCGAAAAACAGCTAGGCAACCCAACTGCTACCTATTTTTCTGTCCCAGTGAGGAAGCCTGTCCATTGAAACCAGCAAAAGGACTCATGACTTACAGGATAATTAGAG ATTTTCCATCTTTGACCAGAACTGACTTGCCAAGCCAAGAGTTAGCCCAGGAAGATTCTCTCTTACGTGGCCAGTCTTCACAAGCAGTCACTCCCCTAGCCCATCATCACACAGGTCATTCAAAGCCCACCGACATCTCATGGAAAGACACATTTTCTCAGAAGTTTGGATCCTCAGATCACTTGGAGAAACTATCTAAGATTGACGAAGCAAGTGCCCAGCTCCTTGTTTATAAGGAAAAAGGCCATTCTCAGAGTTCACGGTTTTCCTCCAAACAAGAAATAGCTCATCTGCTGCCTGGAAATGTGAGTGCATTCCCAACTACAGTGGCAGTTAATTCTCCACGTACCACCTCGGCTACTCCAAAGCCCACTGTCCTTCTACCCACCAGTGCTTCAGTGACACTTTCTGGGACTTCGCAGCCACAGCTGGCCACCACAGCTCCACCCGTAACCACTGccacgtctcagcctcccatgacCCTCATTTCTACAGTTTTTACACGGGCTGTGGCTACACTCCAAGCGATGGCTACAACAGCAGTCCTGACTACCACTTTTCAGGTACCTACAGACTCGAAAGGCAGCCTAGGAACGATACCATTTACAGAAATCTCCAACCTAACTTTAAACATGGGGAATGTGTATAACCCTACCGCATTTTCTACGTCAAATGTGGAGACTTCCACTACGAATAAAACTGCTTCCTGGGAAGGTAGGGACGCCAGTCCAGGCGGTTCCTCCCAGGGCAGTGTTCCAGAAAATCCGTATGGCCTTCCATTTGAAAAATGGCTTCTCATCGGGTCTCTGCTTTTTGGTGTCCTGTTCCTGGTGATAGGTCTTGTCCTCTTGGGTAGAATCCTCTCAGAATCGCTCCGCAGGAAACGTTACTCAAGACTTGATTATTTGATCAATGGGATCTATGTGGACATCTAG